The Rhinolophus ferrumequinum isolate MPI-CBG mRhiFer1 chromosome 28, mRhiFer1_v1.p, whole genome shotgun sequence genome has a window encoding:
- the RGMA gene encoding repulsive guidance molecule A isoform X3, which translates to MGMGRGAGRSALGFWPTLAFLLCSFPAATSPCKILKCNSEFWSATAGGHAPASDDAPEFCAALRTYALCTRRTARTCRGDLAYHSAVHGIEDLMSQHNCSKDGPTSQPRLRTLPPPGDSQERSDSPEICHYEKSFHKHSAAPNYTHCGLFGDPHLRTFTDRFQTCKVQGAWPLIDNNYLNVQVTNTPVLPGSAATATSKLTIIFKNFQECVDQKVYQAEMDELPAAFADGSKNGGDKHGANSLRITEKVSGQHVEIQAKYIGTTIVVRQVGRYLTFAVRMPEEVVNAVEDRDSQGLYLCLRGCPLNQQIDFPAFHGPQAASPAPAAPDTFPYETAVAKCKERLPVEDLYYQACVFDLLTTGDVNFTLAAYYALEDVKMLHSNKDKLHLYERTRESPGRAATAGLSPAPRLLPGSLLFLGLLPGFLEALAA; encoded by the exons ATGGGtatggggagaggggcaggacgATCAGCCCTGGGATTCTGGCCGACCCTTGCCTTCCTTCTCTGCAGCTTCCCCGCAG CCACGTCGCCGTGCAAGATCCTCAAGTGCAACTCTGAGTTCTGGAGCGCCACGGCGGGCGGCCACGCCCCGGCCTCGGACGACGCCCCCGAGTTCTGCGCGGCCCTGCGCACCTACGCCCTGTGCACGCGCCGCACGGCCCGCACCTGCCGGGGCGACCTGGCTTACCACTCGGCGGTCCATGGCATAGAGGACCTCATGAGCCAGCACAACTGCTCCAAGGATGGCCCCACGTCGCAGCCGCGCCTGCGCACGCTCCCGCCGCCCGGGGACAGCCAGGAGCGCTCCGACAGCCCCGAGATCTGCCACTACGAGAAGAGCTTCCACAAGCACTCGGCCGCCCCCAACTACACGCACTGCGGCCTCTTTGGGGACCCGCACCTCAGGACTTTCACAGACCGGTTCCAGACCTGCAAGGTGCAGGGCGCCTGGCCGCTCATCGACAATAATTATCTGAACGTGCAAGTAACCAACACGCCGGTGCTGCCGGGCTCGGCCGCCACCGCCACCAGCAAG CTCACCATCATCTTCAAAAACTTCCAGGAGTGCGTGGACCAGAAGGTATACCAGGCCGAGATGGACGAGCTCCCGGCCGCCTTTGCCGACGGCTCCAAGAACGGCGGGGACAAGCACGGGGCCAACAGCCTGCGCATCACGGAGAAGGTGTCGGGCCAGCACGTGGAGATCCAGGCCAAGTACATCGGCACCACCATTGTGGTCCGGCAGGTGGGCCGCTACCTGACTTTCGCGGTGCGCATGCCCGAGGAGGTGGTCAACGCCGTGGAGGACCGGGACAGCCAGGGCCTCTACCTCTGCCTACGGGGCTGCCCCCTCAACCAGCAGATCGACTTCCCAGCCTTCCACGGGCCCCAGGCTGCCAGCCCCGCGCCCGCGGCCCCCGACACCTTCCCGTACGAGACGGCCGTGGCCAAGTGCAAGGAGAGGCTACCCGTGGAGGACCTGTACTACCAGGCCTGTGTCTTCGACCTGCTCACCACAGGGGACGTGAACTTCACGCTGGCCGCCTACTACGCCTTGGAGGACGTCAAGATGCTCCACTCCAACAAGGACAAGCTGCACCTGTACGAGAGGACACGGGAGTCCCCCGGCCGGGCGGCCACAGCCGGGCTGTCCCCGGCCCCGCGGCTCCTCCCGGGCAGCCTCCTGTTCCTCGGTCTGCTGCCCGGCTTCCTGGAGGCCCTGGCTGCGTAG
- the RGMA gene encoding repulsive guidance molecule A isoform X1: MQPPRERLVVTGRAGWMGMGRGAGRSALGFWPTLAFLLCSFPAATSPCKILKCNSEFWSATAGGHAPASDDAPEFCAALRTYALCTRRTARTCRGDLAYHSAVHGIEDLMSQHNCSKDGPTSQPRLRTLPPPGDSQERSDSPEICHYEKSFHKHSAAPNYTHCGLFGDPHLRTFTDRFQTCKVQGAWPLIDNNYLNVQVTNTPVLPGSAATATSKLTIIFKNFQECVDQKVYQAEMDELPAAFADGSKNGGDKHGANSLRITEKVSGQHVEIQAKYIGTTIVVRQVGRYLTFAVRMPEEVVNAVEDRDSQGLYLCLRGCPLNQQIDFPAFHGPQAASPAPAAPDTFPYETAVAKCKERLPVEDLYYQACVFDLLTTGDVNFTLAAYYALEDVKMLHSNKDKLHLYERTRESPGRAATAGLSPAPRLLPGSLLFLGLLPGFLEALAA; the protein is encoded by the exons ATGCAGCCGCCAAG GGAGAGGCTAGTGGTAACAGGCCGAGCTGGATGGATGGGtatggggagaggggcaggacgATCAGCCCTGGGATTCTGGCCGACCCTTGCCTTCCTTCTCTGCAGCTTCCCCGCAG CCACGTCGCCGTGCAAGATCCTCAAGTGCAACTCTGAGTTCTGGAGCGCCACGGCGGGCGGCCACGCCCCGGCCTCGGACGACGCCCCCGAGTTCTGCGCGGCCCTGCGCACCTACGCCCTGTGCACGCGCCGCACGGCCCGCACCTGCCGGGGCGACCTGGCTTACCACTCGGCGGTCCATGGCATAGAGGACCTCATGAGCCAGCACAACTGCTCCAAGGATGGCCCCACGTCGCAGCCGCGCCTGCGCACGCTCCCGCCGCCCGGGGACAGCCAGGAGCGCTCCGACAGCCCCGAGATCTGCCACTACGAGAAGAGCTTCCACAAGCACTCGGCCGCCCCCAACTACACGCACTGCGGCCTCTTTGGGGACCCGCACCTCAGGACTTTCACAGACCGGTTCCAGACCTGCAAGGTGCAGGGCGCCTGGCCGCTCATCGACAATAATTATCTGAACGTGCAAGTAACCAACACGCCGGTGCTGCCGGGCTCGGCCGCCACCGCCACCAGCAAG CTCACCATCATCTTCAAAAACTTCCAGGAGTGCGTGGACCAGAAGGTATACCAGGCCGAGATGGACGAGCTCCCGGCCGCCTTTGCCGACGGCTCCAAGAACGGCGGGGACAAGCACGGGGCCAACAGCCTGCGCATCACGGAGAAGGTGTCGGGCCAGCACGTGGAGATCCAGGCCAAGTACATCGGCACCACCATTGTGGTCCGGCAGGTGGGCCGCTACCTGACTTTCGCGGTGCGCATGCCCGAGGAGGTGGTCAACGCCGTGGAGGACCGGGACAGCCAGGGCCTCTACCTCTGCCTACGGGGCTGCCCCCTCAACCAGCAGATCGACTTCCCAGCCTTCCACGGGCCCCAGGCTGCCAGCCCCGCGCCCGCGGCCCCCGACACCTTCCCGTACGAGACGGCCGTGGCCAAGTGCAAGGAGAGGCTACCCGTGGAGGACCTGTACTACCAGGCCTGTGTCTTCGACCTGCTCACCACAGGGGACGTGAACTTCACGCTGGCCGCCTACTACGCCTTGGAGGACGTCAAGATGCTCCACTCCAACAAGGACAAGCTGCACCTGTACGAGAGGACACGGGAGTCCCCCGGCCGGGCGGCCACAGCCGGGCTGTCCCCGGCCCCGCGGCTCCTCCCGGGCAGCCTCCTGTTCCTCGGTCTGCTGCCCGGCTTCCTGGAGGCCCTGGCTGCGTAG
- the RGMA gene encoding repulsive guidance molecule A isoform X2, with product MRERLVVTGRAGWMGMGRGAGRSALGFWPTLAFLLCSFPAATSPCKILKCNSEFWSATAGGHAPASDDAPEFCAALRTYALCTRRTARTCRGDLAYHSAVHGIEDLMSQHNCSKDGPTSQPRLRTLPPPGDSQERSDSPEICHYEKSFHKHSAAPNYTHCGLFGDPHLRTFTDRFQTCKVQGAWPLIDNNYLNVQVTNTPVLPGSAATATSKLTIIFKNFQECVDQKVYQAEMDELPAAFADGSKNGGDKHGANSLRITEKVSGQHVEIQAKYIGTTIVVRQVGRYLTFAVRMPEEVVNAVEDRDSQGLYLCLRGCPLNQQIDFPAFHGPQAASPAPAAPDTFPYETAVAKCKERLPVEDLYYQACVFDLLTTGDVNFTLAAYYALEDVKMLHSNKDKLHLYERTRESPGRAATAGLSPAPRLLPGSLLFLGLLPGFLEALAA from the exons ATGAG GGAGAGGCTAGTGGTAACAGGCCGAGCTGGATGGATGGGtatggggagaggggcaggacgATCAGCCCTGGGATTCTGGCCGACCCTTGCCTTCCTTCTCTGCAGCTTCCCCGCAG CCACGTCGCCGTGCAAGATCCTCAAGTGCAACTCTGAGTTCTGGAGCGCCACGGCGGGCGGCCACGCCCCGGCCTCGGACGACGCCCCCGAGTTCTGCGCGGCCCTGCGCACCTACGCCCTGTGCACGCGCCGCACGGCCCGCACCTGCCGGGGCGACCTGGCTTACCACTCGGCGGTCCATGGCATAGAGGACCTCATGAGCCAGCACAACTGCTCCAAGGATGGCCCCACGTCGCAGCCGCGCCTGCGCACGCTCCCGCCGCCCGGGGACAGCCAGGAGCGCTCCGACAGCCCCGAGATCTGCCACTACGAGAAGAGCTTCCACAAGCACTCGGCCGCCCCCAACTACACGCACTGCGGCCTCTTTGGGGACCCGCACCTCAGGACTTTCACAGACCGGTTCCAGACCTGCAAGGTGCAGGGCGCCTGGCCGCTCATCGACAATAATTATCTGAACGTGCAAGTAACCAACACGCCGGTGCTGCCGGGCTCGGCCGCCACCGCCACCAGCAAG CTCACCATCATCTTCAAAAACTTCCAGGAGTGCGTGGACCAGAAGGTATACCAGGCCGAGATGGACGAGCTCCCGGCCGCCTTTGCCGACGGCTCCAAGAACGGCGGGGACAAGCACGGGGCCAACAGCCTGCGCATCACGGAGAAGGTGTCGGGCCAGCACGTGGAGATCCAGGCCAAGTACATCGGCACCACCATTGTGGTCCGGCAGGTGGGCCGCTACCTGACTTTCGCGGTGCGCATGCCCGAGGAGGTGGTCAACGCCGTGGAGGACCGGGACAGCCAGGGCCTCTACCTCTGCCTACGGGGCTGCCCCCTCAACCAGCAGATCGACTTCCCAGCCTTCCACGGGCCCCAGGCTGCCAGCCCCGCGCCCGCGGCCCCCGACACCTTCCCGTACGAGACGGCCGTGGCCAAGTGCAAGGAGAGGCTACCCGTGGAGGACCTGTACTACCAGGCCTGTGTCTTCGACCTGCTCACCACAGGGGACGTGAACTTCACGCTGGCCGCCTACTACGCCTTGGAGGACGTCAAGATGCTCCACTCCAACAAGGACAAGCTGCACCTGTACGAGAGGACACGGGAGTCCCCCGGCCGGGCGGCCACAGCCGGGCTGTCCCCGGCCCCGCGGCTCCTCCCGGGCAGCCTCCTGTTCCTCGGTCTGCTGCCCGGCTTCCTGGAGGCCCTGGCTGCGTAG